Proteins from a single region of Aquirhabdus parva:
- a CDS encoding malate dehydrogenase has protein sequence MKQPVRVAITGAAGQISYSLLFRIASGDMLGKDQPIILQLLEITPALEALKGVAMELDDCAFPLLAGIVQTDDPNVAFKDADYALLVGARPRGPGMERKDLLEANAAIFSVQGKAINDNASRGIKVLVVGNPANTNSLIAQRNAPSINPRQFTAMTRLDHNRAIAQLAAQTNATVNDVKKMTIWGNHSATQYPDISQATVKGAAAEGLVERQWYEGTFIPVVQQRGAAIIKARGASSAASAANAAIDHMRTWALGTEEGDWVSMGVYSDGSYGIEQGLIYSFPVTTKDGDWSIVQGLPISDFSREKMTATEKELAEERDGVKHLLP, from the coding sequence ATGAAGCAACCCGTCCGCGTTGCCATTACTGGTGCTGCTGGTCAAATCAGCTATTCATTACTGTTCCGTATCGCATCTGGTGATATGTTGGGTAAAGATCAGCCGATCATTTTACAATTGCTTGAAATCACCCCAGCACTCGAAGCGTTAAAAGGCGTGGCGATGGAATTGGATGATTGTGCATTCCCACTGTTGGCTGGCATCGTACAAACTGATGATCCGAATGTTGCATTCAAAGATGCAGACTATGCATTGCTCGTTGGTGCACGTCCACGTGGCCCAGGTATGGAGCGTAAAGATTTGCTCGAAGCTAACGCTGCGATCTTCTCTGTACAAGGTAAAGCGATTAATGACAACGCAAGCCGTGGCATCAAAGTATTGGTTGTTGGTAACCCAGCAAACACTAACTCACTGATCGCTCAGCGCAACGCGCCAAGCATCAACCCACGTCAATTCACTGCAATGACCCGTTTGGATCATAACCGTGCAATTGCTCAACTTGCAGCGCAAACCAATGCAACTGTAAACGACGTGAAGAAAATGACCATCTGGGGTAACCACTCAGCGACTCAATATCCAGACATTTCACAAGCTACTGTTAAAGGTGCTGCTGCTGAAGGACTGGTTGAGCGTCAATGGTACGAAGGCACATTCATCCCTGTTGTTCAACAACGTGGTGCTGCAATCATCAAAGCACGTGGTGCATCTTCTGCTGCATCTGCTGCAAACGCTGCAATCGATCACATGCGTACTTGGGCTCTCGGTACTGAAGAGGGTGATTGGGTTTCTATGGGCGTATACAGCGATGGCTCATACGGCATCGAACAAGGTCTGATCTACTCATTCCCTGTAACCACCAAAGATGGTGACTGGTCAATCGTTCAAGGTTTGCCAATCTCTGACTTCTCACGCGAAAAAATGACAGCTACTGAAAAAGAGTTGGCTGAAGAGCGTGATGGCGTTAAACACTTACTCCCATAA
- a CDS encoding DUF1853 family protein, giving the protein MTVLEPPQSTFEWLNFKQPAVRDLAFALASPPLLAHWPELLAPTPHIDLPDFTFWQQHYRNYLPRLQELDDNPSVLNQVLSDLPSTRLGIRFEALLSFWLKDQTGSWHEFELLAQNIQLKDHKRTIGEIDFLIKNKLSGEIEHWELSLKFYLGEGHLKPFEWRGLNDRDTFGRKIKHTVERQFNVNEIEYEGLGKLLIQKRRAVFKGRLFYPDTLLNSVATQTHLDWLHPAHLRGSWGYQLPDNVNWRRAARREWLTPEAQNRDDMRPRFLTHGLYLGYPLDLTDYSLTMIPIERMIRLPIRRIPYLTSLYKH; this is encoded by the coding sequence ATGACGGTTTTAGAACCGCCCCAATCGACCTTTGAATGGCTTAATTTTAAACAACCCGCAGTTCGTGACCTCGCATTTGCGCTTGCTAGTCCACCACTTTTGGCACATTGGCCAGAATTGCTTGCGCCAACTCCGCACATTGACTTGCCCGACTTCACCTTTTGGCAACAGCACTACCGTAACTATCTTCCACGTTTACAAGAACTTGACGATAACCCGTCTGTATTAAATCAAGTCCTTTCTGATCTTCCCAGCACAAGACTCGGTATTCGCTTTGAAGCCCTGTTAAGTTTCTGGTTAAAAGATCAAACTGGCTCTTGGCATGAGTTCGAACTTCTTGCACAAAACATTCAATTAAAAGACCATAAACGTACAATCGGTGAAATTGATTTTTTAATTAAAAATAAATTATCTGGTGAGATCGAGCACTGGGAGCTCAGCCTCAAATTTTATTTGGGTGAAGGTCATCTTAAACCATTTGAATGGCGTGGGCTGAATGATCGCGATACCTTCGGCCGTAAAATCAAACATACGGTCGAACGACAATTTAACGTCAACGAAATTGAGTACGAAGGGCTAGGCAAACTACTGATTCAGAAAAGACGTGCAGTCTTTAAAGGTCGGTTGTTTTATCCAGATACGCTTCTAAATTCAGTAGCAACGCAGACCCATCTTGACTGGCTCCATCCAGCACATTTGCGTGGCAGTTGGGGCTATCAACTACCGGACAACGTCAATTGGCGACGTGCTGCGCGACGTGAATGGCTCACCCCAGAAGCTCAAAACCGTGATGACATGAGACCTCGTTTCTTAACACATGGACTTTATCTCGGTTATCCATTGGATCTGACGGATTACAGCCTTACGATGATCCCTATTGAAAGAATGATTCGCCTGCCCATACGAAGAATTCCTTACCTGACTTCACTTTATAAACATTGA
- a CDS encoding entericidin A/B family lipoprotein: MIKVIAAAALATMLLTGCNTMKGVGQDVSSAGQAVTGSAEKTQDKL, translated from the coding sequence ATGATTAAAGTTATCGCCGCTGCTGCTTTGGCAACTATGCTACTAACTGGCTGTAACACCATGAAAGGTGTGGGGCAAGATGTTTCTTCAGCTGGACAAGCAGTCACTGGCTCTGCAGAAAAAACCCAAGACAAACTCTAA
- the recQ gene encoding DNA helicase RecQ translates to MPQPHSSQTSALQILSQTFGYDHFRGQQAQIIETAVQGKNALVLMPTGGGKSVCYQIPALLRAGITIVVSPLIALMKDQVDTLRELGIRAAYLNSSLSMSEQRDVESALQQGNLDLLYVAPERLLSEHFLNRLDQTQLALFAIDEAHCVSQWGHDFRPEYQQLGLLATRYPHIPRMALTATADKRTRADIIQVLSLQNAPVFLSSFDRPNIRYSIVEKDNGRKQLIDFIQQQPEGSAGIVYCLSRKRVEETAEFLQSKNLPALAYHAGLPQAERIRVQDEFLLEEGRIVCATVAFGMGIDKPNVRFVAHLDLPKSLEGYYQETGRAGRDGLPSEAWMAYGLGDVVSVRRMLAMSDAPPEVKRIEAGKLDALLAYCETASCRRQILLTYFGEMGSLPCGNCDICQNPPSTWNATVAAQKVLSAAIRTGNRFGAAHLVDVLLGSETDKVKQFGHHELPTFGIGQDLSEATWRNVIRQLVALGYLLPDLEGFGGLMSSEKARDLLKGKETLWLRELPAVKVKTSRQDRTSPKASDLPADAQLRFDALRALRLSFAQAQKVPPYIIFNDATLREMALLDPDTTEKLKMISGVGEQKLARYGQGFLDRLSEVRSAPTDQPMSYPEPAQEKVDTLTATLELVNRGMDRAQIAEHRGLSVDTIGGHLLKLYHASKVTKHEILFLESHELLEIQKTAQELNLKPKQTATKALKEALNHQYGYADLNVALWLW, encoded by the coding sequence ATGCCACAGCCCCACTCATCACAAACCTCCGCATTACAGATACTGTCCCAGACTTTTGGCTATGATCATTTTCGCGGTCAACAAGCTCAGATTATTGAAACTGCCGTGCAAGGTAAAAATGCCTTAGTCTTGATGCCCACTGGCGGTGGCAAAAGTGTGTGTTATCAGATTCCAGCGCTATTACGTGCAGGTATTACCATCGTGGTATCTCCCCTTATCGCTTTGATGAAAGATCAAGTGGATACTTTACGGGAACTGGGGATTCGCGCAGCGTACTTGAATAGCTCTCTCTCCATGAGTGAGCAACGAGATGTTGAGTCCGCTCTCCAGCAGGGCAACCTAGATTTGCTCTATGTCGCTCCAGAGCGACTATTAAGTGAACATTTTTTAAATCGCCTTGATCAAACGCAACTCGCTCTATTTGCCATAGATGAAGCGCATTGTGTCAGTCAATGGGGACACGATTTCCGCCCCGAATATCAGCAGTTGGGCTTGCTTGCGACACGCTACCCTCATATCCCGCGCATGGCCCTCACCGCTACTGCCGATAAGCGAACAAGAGCAGACATTATTCAGGTCTTAAGCCTGCAAAATGCGCCTGTTTTCCTCTCCAGTTTTGATCGCCCCAATATTCGCTATAGCATTGTTGAAAAAGACAATGGACGCAAACAACTGATCGATTTTATCCAGCAGCAGCCCGAAGGTTCGGCGGGAATCGTCTATTGTCTTTCCCGCAAGCGCGTTGAGGAAACCGCAGAGTTCTTACAAAGTAAGAACCTTCCTGCCCTCGCCTATCATGCGGGTTTACCTCAAGCCGAACGCATCCGGGTTCAAGATGAGTTCTTGCTTGAAGAAGGGAGAATTGTTTGCGCAACTGTTGCTTTTGGTATGGGGATTGATAAGCCCAATGTGCGCTTTGTCGCGCATCTAGACTTACCGAAATCCCTTGAAGGATATTATCAAGAAACGGGTCGTGCCGGACGTGATGGATTACCTTCTGAAGCCTGGATGGCGTATGGGCTTGGTGATGTCGTATCTGTACGCCGGATGCTGGCGATGTCCGATGCGCCACCCGAAGTTAAACGTATCGAAGCAGGAAAGCTGGATGCACTCTTGGCTTACTGTGAAACGGCCAGTTGCCGTCGCCAAATCTTACTCACCTATTTTGGAGAAATGGGTTCACTGCCCTGTGGCAATTGTGATATTTGTCAGAACCCACCCAGCACTTGGAATGCTACGGTTGCCGCCCAAAAAGTGTTGTCTGCCGCAATTCGCACAGGAAATCGCTTTGGCGCGGCTCACCTCGTTGATGTGCTACTCGGCTCAGAGACTGACAAAGTCAAACAGTTTGGACATCATGAATTGCCTACCTTTGGTATTGGGCAAGACTTATCCGAAGCAACATGGCGTAATGTGATTAGACAACTCGTCGCTTTAGGCTATCTGTTACCGGACTTGGAAGGCTTTGGCGGTTTGATGAGCAGTGAGAAAGCTAGAGACCTGCTCAAAGGGAAAGAGACGCTTTGGTTACGGGAACTGCCTGCCGTGAAAGTCAAAACCTCTCGCCAAGATCGAACATCACCTAAAGCTAGTGATCTCCCTGCTGATGCACAGCTCCGCTTTGATGCCTTACGTGCCCTGCGTCTGTCCTTTGCACAAGCTCAGAAAGTTCCTCCCTATATTATCTTCAACGATGCGACCTTACGTGAGATGGCACTTCTCGATCCCGACACCACCGAGAAGTTGAAAATGATCAGCGGGGTTGGTGAACAGAAACTTGCACGCTATGGACAAGGTTTTCTAGATCGCTTAAGTGAAGTCCGTTCAGCGCCTACAGACCAACCGATGAGTTACCCAGAGCCTGCGCAAGAGAAAGTCGACACGTTGACTGCAACACTAGAACTGGTGAATCGCGGTATGGATCGCGCGCAAATTGCAGAACACAGAGGACTTTCTGTTGATACGATCGGAGGACATTTACTCAAGCTGTATCATGCCAGCAAGGTGACGAAGCATGAGATTTTGTTCTTAGAATCTCATGAGCTGCTTGAGATTCAAAAGACCGCTCAAGAACTTAACCTTAAACCCAAACAGACCGCCACCAAAGCACTTAAAGAAGCGCTTAATCACCAATATGGATACGCCGATTTAAATGTGGCACTGTGGTTGTGGTAA
- a CDS encoding putative solute-binding protein, translated as MTTPFKFFAGAALLTLATSSYAQKVCVFDPLGTQGDIYSMMKDYALAAKQWGADITLKPYTDERIAAEDFKAGQCDGVSITGVRARQFNNFTGSIDAAGGLPNNNAAKAVISLMASPKVAPYMLNKGYEVVGVSTLGSVYIVVNDRSINSLLKVMGKRFGVLDYDKAEEILVQKVGAQAVSVDLTSIGGKFNNGQVDVIAVPAMAFKPLELSKGIGSKGAIVRFPVAHVTSDILIRPSRFPDGYGQKSRTWVAEQLDRQLATVARVEKSIEPRYWMDLPANDKAGYVKILREARLSLARDDVYNKKMMSILKKVRCGQEPTNFECTLTDE; from the coding sequence ATGACGACTCCATTCAAGTTTTTTGCAGGTGCGGCATTGCTGACCCTCGCAACTTCCTCATATGCACAAAAAGTCTGTGTTTTTGACCCGCTCGGAACGCAAGGCGATATTTATTCGATGATGAAGGATTACGCGCTAGCTGCAAAACAGTGGGGTGCAGATATTACGTTGAAACCGTATACCGATGAGCGTATTGCCGCTGAGGATTTTAAAGCTGGGCAGTGTGACGGTGTATCAATTACGGGTGTACGTGCGCGTCAATTCAATAATTTTACCGGTTCCATAGATGCAGCAGGCGGCTTGCCAAACAATAATGCGGCAAAAGCGGTGATCTCTTTAATGGCGAGCCCTAAAGTTGCGCCCTATATGCTGAATAAAGGCTATGAAGTGGTCGGTGTTTCTACACTTGGGTCTGTTTATATTGTCGTCAATGATCGAAGTATTAATTCCCTACTGAAAGTGATGGGTAAGCGATTCGGTGTTTTAGATTATGACAAAGCTGAAGAAATTCTAGTACAAAAGGTCGGTGCCCAAGCTGTTTCTGTTGATCTGACGTCAATTGGCGGAAAATTTAACAATGGGCAAGTGGATGTGATTGCGGTTCCTGCGATGGCATTTAAACCGTTAGAACTCAGTAAAGGTATTGGCTCCAAAGGGGCGATTGTGCGTTTCCCTGTTGCACACGTGACCAGTGATATTCTGATTCGCCCTTCCAGATTTCCTGATGGCTATGGTCAAAAAAGCCGTACATGGGTTGCAGAACAGTTAGATCGCCAATTGGCAACAGTCGCTCGTGTAGAAAAAAGCATAGAGCCACGCTATTGGATGGATTTACCAGCCAATGATAAGGCGGGTTACGTTAAGATTTTGCGCGAAGCACGCTTAAGTCTTGCACGTGATGATGTTTACAACAAAAAGATGATGAGCATTTTGAAGAAAGTACGCTGTGGGCAAGAGCCGACGAATTTTGAATGTACTTTGACGGATGAATAA
- the ybcJ gene encoding ribosome-associated protein YbcJ encodes MNTFHLEGRSHVTLSNLLKIEGWCESGAAAKHAIDEGRVTVDGQVELRKRNKIVADQVVRFAGNTIKVVE; translated from the coding sequence ATGAATACTTTTCACCTTGAAGGACGCTCACACGTCACCCTCAGCAATCTTTTAAAAATTGAAGGCTGGTGTGAAAGTGGTGCCGCAGCAAAACATGCCATTGACGAAGGCCGAGTCACAGTTGATGGACAAGTCGAGCTGCGTAAACGCAACAAGATTGTCGCAGATCAAGTCGTGCGGTTTGCAGGGAATACGATTAAAGTGGTGGAGTAA
- the dapE gene encoding succinyl-diaminopimelate desuccinylase has translation MSATLDLTLDLIRRPSVTPIDADCQTIMAERLAKIGFHIEKMRFGDVDNLWARRGTTGPLFCFAGHTDVVPTGDLGKWSSAPFLPEIRDGQLYGRGTADMKSALAAMVVACERFVEAHPTHDGSIAFLITSDEEGPSINGTVKVIETLEARQEKITWCLVGEPSSTKTLGDVIKNGRRGSLNGILTIHGKQGHVAYPHLADNPIHRAAPAITDLSREVWDQGNAFFPATTFQISNIAAGTGANNVIPADIEVVFNFRFSTEVTAEQLKARTHAILDQHGLKYTLNWSLSGLPFLTAEGELVAAAQTAIRDIARIDTELSTSGGTSDGRFIAPTGAQVLELGVLNATIHQIDERVDVASLEPLTDIYERILVELLT, from the coding sequence ATGTCCGCAACTTTAGATTTAACCCTTGACCTTATCCGCCGTCCCTCAGTCACTCCGATCGATGCCGACTGTCAGACCATCATGGCTGAACGCCTTGCTAAGATTGGCTTTCATATCGAAAAAATGCGTTTTGGTGATGTCGATAATCTATGGGCGAGACGCGGAACAACTGGACCACTATTTTGCTTTGCAGGACATACCGATGTTGTGCCCACAGGTGACTTAGGGAAATGGTCATCTGCACCATTCCTGCCTGAAATTCGCGATGGACAGCTGTACGGTCGCGGTACTGCGGATATGAAAAGTGCATTGGCAGCGATGGTCGTTGCCTGTGAACGCTTTGTCGAAGCACACCCAACACACGACGGCTCCATTGCTTTCCTGATCACCAGCGATGAAGAAGGTCCTTCAATCAATGGCACGGTCAAAGTAATTGAAACGCTTGAAGCACGCCAAGAAAAGATTACATGGTGCCTCGTTGGTGAGCCATCCAGTACCAAGACACTGGGTGATGTCATTAAAAATGGTCGTCGCGGGTCGTTGAATGGTATTTTGACCATTCATGGCAAGCAAGGCCATGTCGCCTACCCTCACCTTGCCGATAATCCCATCCACCGTGCAGCACCTGCCATCACAGATCTAAGCCGTGAGGTCTGGGATCAGGGGAATGCGTTCTTTCCAGCAACCACCTTCCAAATTTCAAATATTGCAGCGGGCACAGGTGCCAATAATGTGATTCCTGCAGATATCGAAGTTGTCTTTAACTTCCGCTTTTCAACCGAAGTGACGGCTGAGCAACTCAAGGCCCGTACGCATGCGATTCTCGATCAGCATGGCTTAAAATACACCTTGAACTGGTCACTATCAGGATTGCCTTTCCTCACCGCAGAAGGGGAATTAGTTGCCGCCGCCCAAACGGCTATTCGCGATATCGCAAGGATTGACACTGAGCTGTCTACCAGTGGTGGTACTAGCGATGGTCGTTTTATTGCACCGACTGGTGCTCAAGTTTTAGAGCTGGGTGTATTGAATGCGACGATCCATCAAATTGATGAACGCGTCGATGTCGCGTCACTAGAACCTTTAACGGATATCTATGAGCGCATTTTGGTTGAACTGCTCACCTAA
- a CDS encoding chemotaxis protein CheB, protein MMHADSPQLFIVADNPLQRIALADAMMQCGFDVLHNIHSNRLKPEHCHLLPSLWLLDVEHDDNVLDMIGDDAPLMIGITRAPSPVHQKAYAHWVKTLSDKVIKFLGNAPPLLTEVIELAPEAEVVQQKNVELSREVEPQLVIMEGAEDRPSRHTTSHEQVHVPSHPKKQGHVHATDAIGELNHTGSTDWQYVCILAASMGGPEAVKRFLDRVPVSVPVTFILVQHIDPNMQSVLPRVLSRHNSWQFDTEQSFTEQGGLLQPSLFLKSGHVLLVPAARQIDFGANGEVFAFDEIESDPVKYEPWPGHYQPSINEVMRRAAEAFGSRLMTIVFSGMGDDGSDAVDDVQRVHGVIWAQTASSCVCASQPDHVRASGKVSFNGTPEILAEHLQQFISEQSISID, encoded by the coding sequence ATGATGCATGCGGATTCACCACAGCTTTTTATTGTAGCGGACAATCCGCTACAACGAATTGCTTTGGCTGATGCCATGATGCAGTGCGGCTTTGATGTACTCCATAATATTCATTCCAATCGCCTAAAGCCTGAACACTGCCATCTTCTGCCCAGTTTATGGTTATTAGATGTGGAGCATGATGATAACGTGCTAGATATGATTGGGGATGATGCACCGCTAATGATCGGGATTACCCGAGCACCTTCTCCAGTCCATCAAAAAGCCTATGCACATTGGGTTAAAACCTTAAGTGATAAAGTCATTAAGTTCTTGGGTAATGCACCGCCTTTATTGACTGAGGTTATTGAACTTGCGCCTGAGGCTGAGGTCGTACAACAAAAAAATGTTGAGTTATCACGTGAGGTCGAGCCGCAACTCGTGATCATGGAAGGGGCAGAAGACCGCCCTTCGCGTCATACCACTAGCCATGAACAGGTTCATGTACCCAGTCATCCCAAAAAACAGGGTCATGTTCATGCAACTGATGCTATAGGTGAACTGAACCATACAGGATCAACTGACTGGCAGTATGTCTGTATTTTAGCTGCCTCAATGGGCGGCCCCGAGGCAGTGAAGCGTTTTCTTGACCGCGTACCAGTTAGTGTGCCCGTGACTTTTATCCTCGTACAGCATATCGATCCTAATATGCAGTCAGTATTACCCCGAGTTTTAAGCCGTCATAATTCATGGCAGTTTGATACCGAGCAAAGTTTTACCGAACAAGGCGGGTTATTGCAACCGAGCTTATTCTTGAAGTCGGGACATGTGCTTTTAGTACCAGCCGCGCGTCAAATTGATTTTGGGGCCAATGGTGAGGTATTTGCGTTTGACGAGATTGAGTCTGATCCTGTGAAATATGAACCGTGGCCGGGTCATTATCAGCCATCCATTAACGAAGTCATGCGGCGCGCTGCAGAAGCATTTGGTTCACGGCTAATGACTATCGTCTTTAGTGGCATGGGTGATGATGGCAGTGATGCTGTCGATGATGTTCAACGCGTACATGGCGTAATCTGGGCACAAACAGCATCATCCTGTGTTTGTGCAAGCCAGCCCGATCATGTACGGGCCTCTGGCAAAGTCAGTTTTAATGGTACACCAGAAATTTTAGCTGAGCATTTACAACAGTTTATTAGTGAGCAATCCATTTCCATTGATTGA